Genomic DNA from Edaphobacter lichenicola:
GAGAAGCCGTCGAGGAGCGCCTCGGCGACCGTCGGATGCGCGTGGATGGTGAACATCATCTCTTCGATCGTCGCCTCTAACTCAATTGCAGTAACGGCTTCGGCGATGATCTCTGTCGCGGTGGTGCCAATGATGTGGACGCCGAGAATCTCGCCGTGCTTCGCATCCGAGACGACCTTGACGAAGCCATCGTGTGCATCGAGGATCGTAGCCTTCGAGTTGCCGACGAACGGGAACTTGCCGACCTTGACCTGGAAGCCCTTCTCTTTTGCCTGCGCCTCGGTAAGACCGACGCTCGCAATCTGCGGATCACAGTAGGTGCAACCTGGAATGTGCGTGCGGTTCACAGGCTTGGCAAATTTGCCTGCTATTCTGGCCGCAACCACGAGCCCAGCCATGCTGCCGACGTGCGCCAACTGAGGCAAACCTGCAACGATATCACCGATTGCATAGACGCCCGGTTCTGTCGTCTCCATCCATTCATTGGTGACGATAAAGCCACGATCTGGTGTGATCTTTACCTTGTCGAGACCTAGATCGTAGGTTCGCGGCGCACGGCCAACCGCTACCAGCACCTTCTCCGCCTGCTTGGTCTCGCCGGTGCCGTCTGCTTTGGTAAAGTGAACCACCACTCCATCTTTATTCTTTTCAAATTTATCGACCTTTGCTCCGAGGTGCACGTCGATTCCACGCTTCTTGAAGAGGCGCAGCAGCTCCTTGCTGACGTCCTCATCCTCCGCAGGCACCATGCGCGGCAACGCTTCGAGAATTGTCACCTCCGCTCCGAAGCTCTTGAAGACTGAAGCAAACTCGACCCCGACCGCACCGGATCCCACCACCACCAGCGACTTGGGGGCTTCGTCGATCTTCAGAATCTCGTAGTTGGTCAGGATGGTCGTGTCCGGGGTGTAACCCGGCAGCATGCGCGCGTCTGAGCCGGTCGCGAGCACCACCTTCTTGGCCTTGATCGTGTCGGTCTTGCCATCGGCAGTCTTCACTTCGATGGTGTGGACGCCATCCTTCGCCGGACCAGTCAAACGACCGTAGCCCTTGATGGCGTTGATCTTGTTCTTCTTCATCAGGAAGTCGAGACCTTTGACGTGACG
This window encodes:
- the lpdA gene encoding dihydrolipoyl dehydrogenase; translation: MADTIYDLVVLGGGPAGYTCAIRASQYGLKAALIDANDRLGGTCLLWGCIPTKSMLFSAELWDHLKHADRYGIEVAPPKLNWKGVLARKDDVISRHVKGLDFLMKKNKINAIKGYGRLTGPAKDGVHTIEVKTADGKTDTIKAKKVVLATGSDARMLPGYTPDTTILTNYEILKIDEAPKSLVVVGSGAVGVEFASVFKSFGAEVTILEALPRMVPAEDEDVSKELLRLFKKRGIDVHLGAKVDKFEKNKDGVVVHFTKADGTGETKQAEKVLVAVGRAPRTYDLGLDKVKITPDRGFIVTNEWMETTEPGVYAIGDIVAGLPQLAHVGSMAGLVVAARIAGKFAKPVNRTHIPGCTYCDPQIASVGLTEAQAKEKGFQVKVGKFPFVGNSKATILDAHDGFVKVVSDAKHGEILGVHIIGTTATEIIAEAVTAIELEATIEEMMFTIHAHPTVAEALLDGFSSVEGMAVNV